The Mercurialis annua linkage group LG2, ddMerAnnu1.2, whole genome shotgun sequence genome contains a region encoding:
- the LOC126668939 gene encoding probable leucine-rich repeat receptor-like protein kinase At2g33170 codes for MIKLGDDKMSAYINSKRIFDVEIIGLWLVIMLLVSTSEGLSFEGQYLLDLKNGFHDGFNHLENWKSTDQTPCGWIGVNCSTDYEPVVQSLNLSSMNLSGILSPVIGGLVNLKYLDLSYNMLTGNIPKSIGNCSMLLDLYLNNNEFSGEVPAELGNLSLLRRLNICNNRISGSFPEEFGKLTSLIEVVAYTNNLTGSLPHSIGNLKKLRTFRAGQNAISGSIPAEISGCQSLQLLGLAQNAIGGELPKEIGMLTSLTDLILWENQLSGFIPKEIGNCKNLGIFALYANNLEGSIPAEIGNLKFLKKLYLYRNALNGSIPREIGNLSMTTEIDFSENYLTGEIPREFSKIESLHLLYLFENQLTGVIPNELSSLRNLSKLDLSINNLRGPIPLSFQYMTEMSQLQLFNNYLTGGVPQGLGLHSKLWVVDFSDNLLTGRLPPHLCRHSNLMLLNLESNKFYGNIPTGILNCKSLVQLRLVGNKLTGSFPSELCRLANLSAVELDQNKFSGPIPQAIGNCQKLQRLHIANNYFTNELPKEIGNLSQLVTFNVSSNLLQGRIPSEIVNCKMLQRLDLSHNSFVDALPDELGILKQLELLKLSENKLSGNIPSALGNLSHLTELQMGGNYFSGKIPPELGSLSSLQIALNLSNNYLTGTIPPELGNLNLLEFLLLNNNRLTGEIPDAFENLSSLLGCNFSFNNLTGPLPPVPLFQNMAVSSFLGNDGLCGGHLGYCNGESFSDSDPSLKSVDAPRGRIITTVAAIIGGVSLILIAVILYFMRRPAETVPSVCDTYSSSPDSDIYLRPKEGFNLHDLVAATNNFHDSYVLGRGACGTVYKAVMLTGQTIAVKKLASNREGSNIDNSFQAEIQTLGNIRHRNIVKLYGFCYYQGSNLLLYEHMAMGSLGEQIHGPSCNLEWPTRFMIALGAAEGLAYLHHDCKPRIIHRDIKSNNILLDHNFEAHVGDFGLAKIIDMPQSKSMSAVAGSYGYIAPEYAYTMKVTEKCDIYSYGVVLLELLTGLTPVQPVDQGGDLVTWVRNYVRNQSVTSGILDTRLQLKDQNIIDHMLTVLKIALMCTSMSPIDRPSMREVVLMLIESNERGGNFIPSPTYDTPLKQDTK; via the exons ATGATTAAGCTCGGGGATGATAAAATGTCAGCATATATCAATTCGAAGAGAATTTTTGATGTTGAGATTATAGGATTGTGGCTTGTGATCATGCTTTTGGTTTCTACTTCAGAGGGTTTGAGTTTTGAAGGGCAGTACCTGTTAGATCTGAAGAATGGCTTTCATGACGGATTCAATCATCTGGAGAATTGGAAGTCCACTGACCAGACACCGTGCGGGTGGATTGGCGTGAATTGCTCTACAGATTATGAGCCTGTCGTTCAGTCTCTCAATTTGAGTTCAATGAATCTGTCCGGGATCCTGAGTCCTGTTATTGGTGGATTggttaatttaaaatatcttgATCTTTCTTACAATATGCTCACTGGGAATATACCTAAATCAATTGGAAATTGTTCAATGCTGCTTGACCTTTATCTGAACAATAATGAGTTTAGCGGGGAAGTTCCTGCTGAACTTGGTAATTTGTCTCTTCTTCGACGTTTGAATATATGCAATAACAGAATATCTGGTTCTTTTCCTGAGGAGTTTGGAAAGTTGACCTCGTTAATTGAAGTTGTGGCTTACACCAACAATCTGACTGGCTCGTTGCCTCATTCTATTGGGAACCTGAAGAAGTTGAGAACCTTTAGAGCAGGGCAGAATGCAATTTCGGGCAGTATTCCGGCAGAAATAAGTGGATGTCAGAGCTTACAATTACTTGGTCTTGCCCAAAATGCCATAGGTGGGGAGCTGccaaaagaaatcggaatgctTACGAGCTTGACTGACTTGATTCTATGGGAAAATCAACTCTCGGGATTTATACCGAAGGAGATAGGAAACTGCAAAAACCTCGGGATATTTGCTTTGTATGCAAACAATCTTGAAGGTTCAATACCAGCAGAAATCGGGAACCTGAAGTTTCTGAAAAAACTTTATCTATACAGAAATGCATTGAATGGATCCATTCCGCGTGAAATTGGAAATTTATCTATGACTACAGAAATTGATTTCTCCGAAAACTATTTGACAGGGGAAATCCCTCGTGAGTTCAGTAAGATAGAGAGTCTACATCTGCTATACCTGTTTGAGAATCAGTTGACTGGTGTTATACCAAATGAACTTAGTAGCTTGAGGAACTTGTCAAAGCTTGACCTCTCAATTAATAACCTCAGAGGTCCCATTCCGTTAAGTTTTCAATATATGACAGAAATGAGTCAACTGCAGCTATTCAACAACTATCTGACTGGTGGCGTTCCGCAGGGGCTAGGACTTCACAGCAAACTTTGGGTGGTGGATTTTTCCGACAATCTTCTGACTGGACGACTACCTCCTCATCTTTGTCGACATTCAAACCTGATGTTGCTGAATCTGGAGTCTAATAAGTTTTATGGGAATATCCCAACTGGGATCTTGAACTGCAAATCTTTGGTTCAACTTCGTCTAGTCGGAAACAAGCTTACAGGTAGCTTTCCTTCAGAATTATGCAGATTGGCGAACCTTTCTGCCGTTGAATTGGATCAGAACAAGTTCAGCGGCCCAATACCTCAGGCCATTGGAAACTGCCAAAAGTTGCAAAGACTTCATATTGCCAACAATTACTTCACAAATGAGTTGCCTAAGGAAATAGGTAATCTATCTCAACTCGTGACTTTCAATGTCTCGTCGAATTTGCTTCAAGGACGGATTCCATCTGAAATTGTTAACTGCAAGATGCTTCAGCGACTTGATCTCAGCCACAATAGCTTTGTAGATGCATTACCGGATGAACTTGGAATCCTTAAGCAGTTGGAGCTTCTCAAGCTTTCGGAAAATAAGTTGTCCGGAAATATACCTTCAGCATTAGGAAATCTCTCCCACCTGACTGAATTGCAAATGGGTGGCAACTATTTTTCCGGGAAGATTCCGCCAGAGTTAGGTTCTCTTTCAAGCTTGCAGATTGCACTGAATCTCAGTAATAATTATCTTACCGGAACCATACCCCCCGAGTTGGGGAATCTTAACTTACTGGAATTCCTTCTGCTCAATAATAATCGTTTAACCGGTGAAATTCCAGATGCATTTGAAAACCTGTCAAGTTTACTGGGGTGCAACTTCTCATTTAATAATCTTACTGGACCCTTACCTCCAGTACCTTTGTTTCAAAACATGGCTGTCAGCAGTTTCCTCGGAAATGACGGGCTTTGCGGTGGGCATCTTGGATATTGCAATGGAGAGTCATTTTCAGATTCTGATCCTTCTTTGAAAAGCGTGGATGCTCCTCGTGGTCGAATCATCACAACTGTTGCAGCTATAATTGGTGGAGTTTCACTCATCCTCATTGCAGTTATACTGTATTTCATGAGACGCCCTGCTGAGACAGTTCCATCTGTGTGCGACACTTACAGTTCCTCTCCCGATTCAGATATCTACCTTCGTCCCAAGGAGGGATTTAATTTACATGATCTGGTTGCGGCTACGAATAACTTTCATGATAGCTATGTCCTCGGAAGAGGAGCTTGTGGGACGGTCTATAAGGCAGTAATGCTCACTGGACAAACCATCGCTGTGAAAAAGCTAGCATCGAACAGAGAGGGGAGCAACATTGACAACAGTTTTCAGGCTGAGATTCAAACTCTCGGGAATATAAGGCACCGTAACATTGTGAAGCTTTACGGATTTTGCTACTACCAGGGTTCCAATCTGCTTCTTTATGAGCACATGGCTATGGGTAGCTTAGGTGAGCAAATTCACGGGCCCTCCTGTAACTTGGAGTGGCCGACTCGCTTCATGATTGCTCTTGGAGCTGCCGAAGGTCTGGCGTATTTGCATCATGACTGCAAACCAAGGATCATTCATCGCGATATCAAATCCAATAACATTCTGCTTGATCATAATTTCGAGGCTCATGTTGGTGACTTTGGTTTGGCAAAAATAATCGACATGCCTCAGTCGAAGTCCATGTCCGCAGTTGCAGGGTCATATGGCTATATTGCACCTG AATATGCATATACAATGAAAGTAACAGAAAAATGTGATATCTATAGCTATGGAGTTGTGCTGTTGGAGTTGCTTACCGGTTTAACTCCTGTACAGCCTGTAGATCAAGGAGGTGATCTCGTCACATGGGTGAGAAATTATGTCCGCAACCAGTCAGTAACGTCCGGGATACTTGATACGAGATTACAACTCAAAGATCAAAATATTATTGATCACATGCTCACTGTTCTTAAAATTGCTTTAATGTGTACAAGTATGTCACCTATTGACCGGCCATCAATGCGTGAAGTTGTATTGATGCTTATCGAGTCTAATGAACGAGGAGGGAACTTTATTCCTTCTCCGACTTATGATACTCCGTTAAAACAAGATACAAAATAA
- the LOC126667359 gene encoding S-protein homolog 5-like: MGSSENGQSDSSNAWWFPKKKTVSMINDVGPELDLTVHCKSKDDDLGTHVIPYKSFYSFRFKPNMMDTTLFFCSMTWKGSKLNYFDIYREERDKDKCSVHCSWNIRATGPCMWNPDKQFYNDCFPWNKP, encoded by the exons ATGGGTTCATCAGAAAATGGACAAAGTG ACAGTAGTAATGCATGGTGGTTCCCGAAGAAAAAGACGGTCAGTATGATCAACGATGTGGGTCCAGAGCTAGATCTGACCGTTCATTGTAAATCAAAAGATGATGATTTGGGTACTCATGTTATACCATATAAAAGCTTCTATTCATTTAGGTTTAAGCCTAATATGATGGATACGACGCTGTTTTTTTGCTCGATGACGTGGAAGGGTTCTAAGCtgaattattttgatatatatagaGAGGAACGTGACAAGGATAAATGCAGTGTTCATTGTTCTTGGAATATTAGAGCTACAGGACCGTGCATGTGGAATCCTGACAAACAGTTTTATAATGACTGTTTTCCTTGGAATAAGCCCTGA
- the LOC126666808 gene encoding S-protein homolog 5-like, producing MPLNIRVDERILEKAPQRLLLLSVIAMSEAKYRFKLNPATVIITSGLNPDLNLNLHCKSKDDDLGSHVIPHGTEYKFGFQPHFFGVTQFWCGFSWKNSGQERMFDIYIQNRDYPLCDVCKWVIQDKGPCMFLPKTPKPYNCTVCYPWNP from the exons ATGCCATTAAATATTCGAGTAGATGAAAGAATTTTGGAAAAAGCTCCGCAGCGG CTGCTTCTGTTATCAGTGATAGCCATGAGTGAAGCAAAATACAGATTCAAGCTAAATCCTGCAACTGTAATAATCACCAGTGGTCTCAACCCGGATTTGAATCTGAATCTTCACTGCAAGTCCAAAGACGATGACTTAGGTAGCCATGTTATCCCGCATGGAACCGAGTATAAGTTCGGATTTCAACCCCATTTTTTCGGTGTAACTCAATTTTGGTGCGGTTTTAGCTGGAAGAATTCAGGCCAGGAACGAATGTTTGATATTTATATTCAGAATAGAGATTACCCTCTGTGTGATGTTTGTAAGTGGGTTATTCAGGATAAAGGTCCATGCATGTTTCTCCCGAAAACTCCGAAACCTTATAATTGTACCGTTTGTTATCCCTGGAATCCCTAG